The following coding sequences are from one Gossypium raimondii isolate GPD5lz chromosome 4, ASM2569854v1, whole genome shotgun sequence window:
- the LOC105781065 gene encoding transcription factor bHLH162, with amino-acid sequence MELQMEYLAVDKQTEKKRARCSSAKVERKIIEKNRRNHMKNLYASLNSLLPHRNSKEPLSLPDQIDEAVNYITKLKTRMNESREKKESLMSRKRSYTYADTITSETTASLKSPEIKMNENGSAMEVVLTTGKDSQFMFYEMIYIIHQHGAQVLNASFSILGNTVFHIVHAEIGAFVGAQIIKDKLKRLVKGSSCEEELQQELWNYQIHPETWDLNYEIYSETWDFPIMLGSTYMP; translated from the exons ATGGAACTTCAAATGGAATACTTAGCCGTGGACAAGCAAACTGAGAAGAAGAGGGCTCGTTGTTCTTCAGCTAAGGTCGAGAGGAAGATCATAGAGAAGAACAGGAGAAATCATATGAAGAATTTGTATGCCAGCCTCAATTCTTTACTTCCCCATCGTAATTCCAAG GAGCCATTGTCACTTCCTGATCAAATAGATGAAGCTGTGAACTACATAACGAAGTTGAAGACAAGGATGAATGAATCAAGAGAGAAAAAGGAAAGCTTAATGAGCAGAAAGAGATCTTATACATATGCCGATACTATCACAAGTGAAACCACAGCAAGCTTGAAATCTCCTGAAATTAAGATGAACGAAAATGGGTCCGCCATGGAAGTGGTTTTAACGACTGGGAAAGACAGTCAGTTCATGTTTTATGAGATGATTTACATAATTCATCAACATGGAGCTCAAGTACTAAACGCCAGCTTCTCTATCCTAGGGAATACAGTTTTCCACATTGTTCATGCTGAG ATTGGAGCATTTGTTGGAGCACAAATAATAAAGGATAAGCTGAAAAGGTTAGTGAAAGGATCCAGCTGTGAAGAGGAACTTCAACAAGAGTTATGGAACTACCAAATCCATCCTGAAACGTGGGATTTGAACTATGAAATCTATTCCGAAACCTGGGATTTCCCAATCATGTTAGGATCCACGTACATGCCATGA